A single genomic interval of Calypte anna isolate BGI_N300 chromosome 3, bCalAnn1_v1.p, whole genome shotgun sequence harbors:
- the TJAP1 gene encoding LOW QUALITY PROTEIN: tight junction-associated protein 1 (The sequence of the model RefSeq protein was modified relative to this genomic sequence to represent the inferred CDS: inserted 4 bases in 4 codons; deleted 6 bases in 5 codons), whose translation MQWNVHLVTCFRTTQVEGCQHSSIKEALSQGTPQHREIRHEVPIIRDDQDGVILAEQSQEPLTDAERMKLLQHENEELRRRLTYVTNKMEAMERELESGQDYLEMELGQNREELEKFKDKFRRLQNSYTASQRTNQDLEEKLHALIKKAEMDRKTLDWEVVELTNKLLDAKTTINKLEELNERYRQDCNLAVQLLKCNKSHFRNHKFADLPYXLQDMVNKHLHSTQESTGPSQEAAHTLAPSDVVPTSVIARVLEKPESLVLNSAKSSSGSCPMAEDVFVHVDMSGAPPDACNSTRQVGKEGGDAGKQQNGGCKPQSSVESMPEEVPAFEKLSPYPTPSPPHPMYPGRKVIEFSEDKVRIPKNSPLPNCTYATRQAISLSLVQSEDESCDRQRTLPNSPASEGRRSASSCSCQQXPKAARAHGSSRAAHSAALPKFPSAFASSASSEEDLLANWQRMFVDKAPPTSEQVLMNRTAFSRDTAPELQKRFSRSMQELGRAASIYSDGEESAQSCSWTVSRDSSVDTDSTESRARRSHFSSDYGTDFSQDETQKLLQESVGGTAEPGSPSQEKHKDYVDLGLPESPSEERETLLXGGKETNQGGAQEESGEGRVKAPVSRPHRSPKRMGVHHLHRKDSLTQXQEQGNLLS comes from the exons caGGAACCCTTGACGGATGCAGAAAGGATGAA gctgctgcagcacGAGAATGAAGAGCTGCGCCGAAGGCTGACATATGTGACTAACAAAATGGAGGCTATGGAAAGGGAGCTGGAGTCAGGGCAGGACTACCTGGAGATGGAGCTGGGCCAGAACCGCGAGGAACTGGAGAAATTCAAGGACAAATTCCGTag GTTGCAGAACAGCTACACTGCTTCCCAGAGAACCAACCAAGACCTGGAGGAGAAGCTGCATGCCCTG ATTAAAAAGGCAGAGATGGACCGCAAGACACTGGACTGGGAA GTTGTAGAGCTCACTAATAAATTGCTTGATGCCAAAACCACCATCAATAAACTGGAGGAACTCAAT GAACGCTATCGACAGGACTGTAACCTTGCAGTA CAGCTGCTCAAGTGTAACAAATCCCACTTCAGGAACCACAAGTTTGCTGAT cttccct GGCTGCAGGACATGGTCAATAAGCATTTGCACAGCACTCAGGAGTCCACAGGGCCCAGTCAAGAGGCAGCCCACACCTTGGCT CCATCTGATGTTGTGCCCACTTCAGTCATTGCCAGAGTCTTGGAG AAACCAGAATCTCTGGTTCTGAATTCAGCCAAGTCTAGCAGTGGCAGCTGTCCTATGGCTGAGGATGTCTTTGTGCACGTGGACATGAGTGGAGCCCCTCCTGATGCCTGCAACAGCACAAGGCAGGTGGGCAAAGAGGGAGGAGATGCAGGGAAACAGCAGAATGGTGGCTGCAAGCCGCAGAGCAGTGTGGAAAGCATGCCAGAGGAGGTGCCTGCCTTTGAGAAGCTAAGTCCGTACCCTACACCCTCACCTCCCCATCCTATGTACCCTGGGCGCAAAGTGATTGAGTTCTCTGAGGACAAGGTGAGGATCCCAAAGAACAGCCCCCTGCCCAACTGCACATACGCTACACGCCAggccatctccctcagcctggtACAGAGCGAAGATGAGAGCTGCGACAGGCAGCGGACGCTTCCCAACAGCCCCGCTTCAGAAGGGCGCCGTTCAGCCTCCAGCTGTTCCTGTCAGC TCCCCAAAGCAGCTAGAGCTCATGGCTCTTCCAGAGCAGCCCATTCAGCAGCCCTCCCCAAATTTCCTAGCGCCTTTGCCAGCTCTGCCAGTTCTGAGGAGGATCTGCTGGCCAACTGGCAGCGTATGTTTGTGGACAAGGCACCCCCCACCTCGGAGCAGGTCCTGATGAACCGCACAGCTTTCAGCCGTGACACGGCCCCTGAGCTCCAGAAGAGGTTCAGCCGCTCCATGCAGGAGCTGGGTAGGGCAGCCTCAATCTACTCAGATGGGGAGGAgtctgcacagagctgcagctggacCGTGAGCCGGGACTCGAGTGTGGACACTGACAGCACCGAGTCCAGAGCCCGCAGGAGTCATTTCTCCTCAGACTATGGTACAGATTTCTCCCAGGATGAAACCCAGAAGCTGTTGCAGGAAAGTGTTGGAGGCACTGCTGAGCCTGGAAGCCCCTCACAAGAGAAGCACAAGGACTATGTTGACCTTGGCTTGCCTGAGAGCCCATCTGAGGAGAGAGAAACATTGC CAGGAGGCAAGGAGACCAACCAAGGAGGTGCCCAAGAGGAAAGTGGAGAAGGTAGAGTCAAGGCT CCTGTCAGTCGGCCTCACCGCAGCCCCAAGAGGATGGGGGTCCACCACTTACATCGCAAGGACAgtctgacac gccaggagcagggcaaCCTTCTCAGCTGA
- the LRRC73 gene encoding leucine-rich repeat-containing protein 73 has protein sequence MLPGSIQISGETLSGAEIRDICESLRENSVRLLSLRGCQLSERDFGHVCRGVAESRSLAQLNLNLGIVSNINRVKQLAEALKTNRSVQSLFLHGSPLTDAGLALLNPALSIHPSLVALDLGDCMLGDEGINLICGLLPPDGAKSGLKELTLSANPGVTSKGWGRLAIAVAHSSQLRVLNLDYNPLGDQVAGMLAVAVASSRTLEVLDLEGTGLTNQSAQTLLDMVENYPTALRTLILAENNISPELQQQISDLLSEGEEEEESEAREVTAREKNPWICQNNSSSQMVLMTSGLGDSLLAETEM, from the exons ATGCTGCCGGGGTCCATCCAGATCTCCGGGGAGACGCTGTCGGGGGCGGAGATCCGGGACATCTGCGAGAGCCTGCGGGAGAACTCGGTGCGGCTGCTGTCGCTGCGCGGCTGCCAGCTCTCCGAGCGGGATTTCGGGCACGTCTGCCGCGGGGTGGCTGAGTCCCGCTCCCTGGCCCAGCTCAACCTCAACCTGGGCATCGTCTCCAACATCAACCGCGtcaagcagctggcagaggcCCTGAAGACGAACCGCTCCGTCCAGTCCCTCTT CCTCCATGGGAGTCCCCTGACAGATGCAGGCTTGGCCCTCCTCAACCCTGCTCTCTCCATCCACCCCTCGCTGGTGGCTCTGGATCTAGGAGACTGCATGCTGGGTGATGAAGGCATCAACCTTATCTGTGGGCTCCTGCCACCTGACGGGGCCAAGTCTG gcCTCAAAGAGCTAACGCTGAGCGCCAACCCAGGCGTCACAAGCAAGGGCTGGGGACGCTTGGCCATTGCAGTGGCTCACAGCTCACAGCTCCGTGTGCTGAACCTGGACTACAACCCCCTGG GTGACCAGGTAGCAGGGATGCTTGCTGTTGCTGTGGCCTCCAGTCGAACCCTTGAAGTTCTGGACTTGGAGGGAACAGGGCTTACCAACCAGTCAGCCCAG ACCTTGCTGGACATGGTAGAGAATTACCCCACAGCCCTACGGACACTCATCCTGGCAGAGAACAACATTAGTCCTGAGCTACAGCAGCAGATCTCTGACCTGCTCTCAgagggtgaggaagaggaggaatcGGAGGCTCGTGAAGTCACAGCCAGGGAGAAGAACCCCTGGATCTGCCAGAACA ATTCCAGCTCCCAGATGGTCCTGATGACGTCAGGTCTCGGTGACAGCCTCTtagcagaaacagaaatgtag
- the YIPF3 gene encoding protein YIPF3 isoform X1: protein MAAARPRPRETVVPAPPPLSSHPPAPPLASGTSQQSAARPGSGTMSAPGAGAAGGGRSGTAADWGGFEDNMQGGGSAVIDMENMDDTSGSSFEDMGEMHQRMKEEEEEEAEGEAGAAEEEDGEFLGMKGLRGQLGRQVADQMWQVGKRQASRAFSLYANIDILRPYFDVEPVQVRARLLESMIPVKMINFPQKIAGELYGPLMLVFTLVAILLHGMKTSDTIIREGTLMGTAIGTCFGYWLGVSAFIYFLAYLCNAQITMVQMLSLLGYGLFGHCITLFVTYNIHFHSLFYIFWLVVGGLSTLRMVAVLVSRTVGHTQRLILCGTLAALHMLFLLYLHFAYHKVVEGILDTLEGPNMPPFQRVARDIPVVSNAVLNTTTKTVALTL from the exons ATGGCGGCGGCGCGCCCTCGGCCTCGCGAGACTGTGGTCCCCGCCCCTCCACCGCTATCGTCACATCCGCCTGCTCCTCCGCTGGCGAGCGGCACCAGCCAGCAGagcgcggcccggcccggttcGGGCACGATGTCCGCGCCGGGAGCGGGGGCAGCGGGCGGCGGCAGGAGCGGCACAGCCGCCGACTGGGGCGGGTTCGAGGACAACATGCAG GGTGGCGGCTCCGCCGTCATCGATATGGAGAACATGGACGACACGTCGGGCTCCAGCTTCGAGGACATGGGAGAGATGCACCAGCGcatgaaggaggaggaagaggaggaggcggAGGGCGAGGCGGGGGCCGCCGAGGAGGAGGACGGGGAGTTCCTGGGCATGAAGGGGCTGCGGGGGCAGCTGGGCCGGCAGGTGGCTGACCAG ATGTGGCAAGTGGGGAAGAGGCAAGCCTCCAGGGCCTTCAGCCTCTATGCCAACATCGACATTCTCCGACCCTATTTCGATGTGGAGCCCGTTCAAGTGCGCGCCAG ACTGCTGGAGTCCATGATTCCTGTGAAGATGATTAATTTCCCACAG AAGATAGCAGGTGAGCTTTATGGACCTCTCATGTTGGTTTTCACACTGGTGGCCATCCTTTTGCATGGGATGAAGACTTCGGACACCATCATT AGGGAAGGCACACTCATGGGCACAGCCATTGGCACCTGCTTTGGTTACTGGTTGGGCGTCTCCGCTTTCATCTATTTCCTGGCATATCTGTGCAATGCCCAAATCACGATGGTGCAGATGCTTTCACTGTTG gGTTATGGCCTTTTCGGACACTGCATCACTCTCTTTGTCACCTATAATATCCACTTCCACTCCCTCTTCTATATCTTCTGGCTGGTTGTTGGTGGACTCTCAACACTACGAATG GTTGCTGTGTTGGTGTCACGTACCGTGGGACATACCCAGCGGCTCATCCTGTGTGGGACCCTTGCTGCTCTGCATatgcttttcctcctctatCTGCACTTTGCTTATCACAAGGTGGTAGAAG GTATTCTGGATACATTGGAAGGACCCAACATGCCACCCTTTCAGAGAGTTGCCAGAGACATTCCAGTTGTTTCCAATGCTGTACTGAACACAACAACCAAAACGGTTGCATTGACCCTGTAG
- the YIPF3 gene encoding protein YIPF3 isoform X2: MAAARPRPRETVVPAPPPLSSHPPAPPLASGTSQQSAARPGSGTMSAPGAGAAGGGRSGTAADWGGFEDNMQGGGSAVIDMENMDDTSGSSFEDMGEMHQRMKEEEEEEAEGEAGAAEEEDGEFLGMKGLRGQLGRQVADQMWQVGKRQASRAFSLYANIDILRPYFDVEPVQVRARLLESMIPVKMINFPQKIAGELYGPLMLVFTLVAILLHGMKTSDTIIGYGLFGHCITLFVTYNIHFHSLFYIFWLVVGGLSTLRMVAVLVSRTVGHTQRLILCGTLAALHMLFLLYLHFAYHKVVEGILDTLEGPNMPPFQRVARDIPVVSNAVLNTTTKTVALTL, from the exons ATGGCGGCGGCGCGCCCTCGGCCTCGCGAGACTGTGGTCCCCGCCCCTCCACCGCTATCGTCACATCCGCCTGCTCCTCCGCTGGCGAGCGGCACCAGCCAGCAGagcgcggcccggcccggttcGGGCACGATGTCCGCGCCGGGAGCGGGGGCAGCGGGCGGCGGCAGGAGCGGCACAGCCGCCGACTGGGGCGGGTTCGAGGACAACATGCAG GGTGGCGGCTCCGCCGTCATCGATATGGAGAACATGGACGACACGTCGGGCTCCAGCTTCGAGGACATGGGAGAGATGCACCAGCGcatgaaggaggaggaagaggaggaggcggAGGGCGAGGCGGGGGCCGCCGAGGAGGAGGACGGGGAGTTCCTGGGCATGAAGGGGCTGCGGGGGCAGCTGGGCCGGCAGGTGGCTGACCAG ATGTGGCAAGTGGGGAAGAGGCAAGCCTCCAGGGCCTTCAGCCTCTATGCCAACATCGACATTCTCCGACCCTATTTCGATGTGGAGCCCGTTCAAGTGCGCGCCAG ACTGCTGGAGTCCATGATTCCTGTGAAGATGATTAATTTCCCACAG AAGATAGCAGGTGAGCTTTATGGACCTCTCATGTTGGTTTTCACACTGGTGGCCATCCTTTTGCATGGGATGAAGACTTCGGACACCATCATT gGTTATGGCCTTTTCGGACACTGCATCACTCTCTTTGTCACCTATAATATCCACTTCCACTCCCTCTTCTATATCTTCTGGCTGGTTGTTGGTGGACTCTCAACACTACGAATG GTTGCTGTGTTGGTGTCACGTACCGTGGGACATACCCAGCGGCTCATCCTGTGTGGGACCCTTGCTGCTCTGCATatgcttttcctcctctatCTGCACTTTGCTTATCACAAGGTGGTAGAAG GTATTCTGGATACATTGGAAGGACCCAACATGCCACCCTTTCAGAGAGTTGCCAGAGACATTCCAGTTGTTTCCAATGCTGTACTGAACACAACAACCAAAACGGTTGCATTGACCCTGTAG